The following nucleotide sequence is from Thunnus albacares chromosome 15, fThuAlb1.1, whole genome shotgun sequence.
AGTCCCGTAAAAGCTTATTACAGCCACTTGACTATGGGTATTGACTCCAAGCAATTTAAAGTATTAGACTTAACCTTAAGGtggtaaaagtacataagtacaTTCACTCGAGTACTGTACTTTGGTActattttgaggtacttgagtatttatattttatgctactttaaacttccacttcactacatttcagagggaaatattgtacttttttaatGGACTGCATTTTTGGGCAATTGTAGTTGGCTACAAGTTACTTTACATATTCAGATTTTACATGCGAAGCACATGATCTGAACTGCATtggtaataataatccaataatccTGAATCCAATGCAATTCTGTCATTCAATGAGTatgttacttttacttttgatactttagtTAGGCTACATTTTGTTAATAACAATTTTGTACTTCTACTTAAACATTTGAGTGCACGACTTTAATTTgaaattgagtatttttatagtgTGATATACTACTTGCTTACtacttttacataaataaacGCGTTTAACACTTTTTCGACCACTGGCCCAGAGTTTAAGATTATTACCTTTCTTTAAAACAAGTATAAAATCTCAGACAGTGGTAGAGCATTTCAATTCTTTTCAGTGCTAACCATTTAGAACATGGGTGTTTTTAAATCCTAATGAAAACCAAGTGATCTTTTCTTGCTTAGTATGAAAAAAATCCAGATGAAAATATTTAGAAACAAACTAACAATGCCAgaatatttttgatttaaatattatattatcctaatatatatgatatatgttGATGTTATATATGTGATGTTAAGTTTTAACTTTACACATTATTTCGAAAAATAATTTGCACAGCATTTCACACTgacataaatgtaatttaaatttgaatgatgttttttttttttatcagaagtTAATGGTTTTCTGAAAATAGAAGTGTTTATAGCTCGTATCAGTAGCTGGCTGACTAATAAAGATCACCAACTGGGGGTCACATTTTATCCATCCTCTGCTTGACCACTTCATAACCGATAAATAGACTCAAGTAATCTAAAGCAGGAGTTTATTGTTCACAGTTGCGCCGCAGAGCGCGCAGCTGTTGAGAGGAGCTGTCCGTTTCAGCACCTGTTACGACAGCTGACGGCGGTGTCAGATGTGTTCTGTGCTGCAGTGGGGGGTAAAACTCGCTAACTTGGCCGCTGTGCTTGCACAGGCATGGAATCTGCTGGCATTCACGAAACCACTTACAACAGCATCATGAAGTGCGACATCGACATCCGGAAGGACCTGTACGCAAACAACGTGATGTCCGGCGGCACCACCATGTACCCCGGCATTGCTGACCGCATGCAGAAAGAGATCACAGCTCTGGCCCCCAGCACCATGAAGATTAAGGTAACTTTGACTCACTGATGGCAACAATTTTTGGAAGATGgagacacaaataaataaataaataaactaatgcAACATGTGTTTAGATCATCGCCCCCCCTGAGAGGAAATACTCCGTATGGATTGGCGGCTCCATCCTCGCCTCCCTGTCCACCTTCCAGCAGATGTGGATCAGCAAGGACGAGTACGATGAGGCTGGACCCTCCATCGTCCACAGGAAGTGTTTCTAAGCGCCAGACTGTCccatttcctccctctcttttcccttCTGTTGCTTCCTTTCTTCTGTGCCAACAACCCAGCCTTTGGCCCGCGGTTAAAAAGCAGACATTCATGTGTTGTCGTCAAATTTTTTGTTTACACTCAAGTGCAATTTATATGTGGATATGTACAGgtttataaataaatgagaacCGGGACTTCCAACACatgcctctttctttctttctttctttttttctttgcagttcAAATCAGAGAAATAACACAGGCTCATGCAAGGTGAGCTGTTTCCAGGATCTGATTtaggatctctctctctctctgtcactctctctctctctctctgtcactctctctctctctgtctgtctctctctctctctctctctctctctctctctctctctctctctctctctctctctctctcagtctctctctctcagtctgtctctgtcggtcagtctgtctgtctctctctcaagcGGCGAGGTTCTGTCCTTTCGTCACGTGGTGGAGGTGACTAAAGGTTATTAAAGATTTGAATTAGAAAAGATTACAGTGAGCGGAGAGGATAAGCCACCTCATGAGAAATTAACCTCACAAAGTTTCATTGTGTGAAAACACCGTTGTCACGTGATCGGTAATCCCGGTTTCCCAGGTTGGACAAAGCTCATATTACCTAGACTTCATGGATAAACTTAATCTGCATTAATagcataacaacaacaacaacaacaacaatattattatcattattattattattattattattattattattattattattattattattattattattatatatatttatataataataataataataataataatatacatgaattttaaaagaCCACTTTTCAGAGTATGCCAAAGGCTGCATGCACTGTATTGTAAAGTTTAAAATAACAATCGCATGAATTATTACGATTTACAATAGTGTCGATAGCCTAATAGTAGTGTATGTATACAATGCAACGCGCTACATTGATAAAATCTCAGAGCAATATACAGGGCGGGGTCACATATTTTGCTTCTATTTTTAAACctccacacagacagacagacaggcaggcaggctgcaTTGTAAAGCGATTAGCAACTCGGATGGTACTTTCACTCTGTCACTGTATCCAGAGCATCATCTTTACCCGAGGTGAAAACAACAGTTCTACCAGCCGGGCCAGCAGTCTGCGACACGGGGAGGGATACCTCTAGGCATGCAAGGGTATCCgctctaaaaaaaaagggagattGTGTCCTTTAATAAAGCCATACAGTCCACAGAGCTCAGTTAGAGGCAAAGAACAATAGGTTTTCTAAATAAAATTATGCAACACGCAGCATTTATGCAAAATGTCTCTGTAAATGTCTGTATGTtgataagttaaaaaaaaacccaacaaaacaCTGGGATGTCACCTTGACCTTTGTGCCCAGGACATAATGCATCCACAAGTCCTGTGCCGGAAGGATGTTCTGTTATATGTGTGCACGTGTGAGCTGTGTATGTAGTCCGGGTTTGGAGTTTGGTTCCCATGTGAAGTCACCAATGCTAAAATGTACACACTCAATAAACTAGGTTGCAGCACTCTGGACACAATTGTCTGCAACATCGTCCACTGAATGGCGCACGCTATATACAATACTGAAATATTGAAAATCAGGAGCCCTGGTACTCCTGGCTGCGCTCCACCGACCTGTCTGCGCGTACGTGACGCATGGGAGGGGGGAGACTACTTAAAGGCGGATTAACGCTGGCAAGACATTAAATCCAACCTCCCATCCAGGCGCAGCGCGCAGCCCATCAACCTGATCTGAAGATCGAAAATAGGAGGGCTTATAGTAATCAGCCCTTCAGACTCCCATGACAAGGAAAAGTGTGGCAACGTCGTGGGATCGCTCGGCACACACAGCAGGACGTTCACTGGCGCTGCGCGCTCAGCACATAACCAACCAGATAGCGCtcagagagacggagagaagaGGGGACGGCAGCAGCATCCCGTGACGGATGCATTTTTTAGCTAAAATCGAACGATCTGGAGACTGACAAcaacaagaggaagagagaagcaGGACGGGAAATAAAGCGCTTTTTTGGAGGGATTTGAACAGAGTGCCGTTGTGCTCTCGTCTTCTCCGGATGCTCAGAAATGGGGGAATGGACTATACTAGAGAGGCTCCTGGAGGCTGCTGTCCAGCAGCACTCTACTATGATAGGAAGGTaagatcaacaacaaaaaaccaaGAAAAACCGAAGAAACGCAGCAGCCTCCAGGATCGTCTTTAGCATGGTTCCCAGTCCCCCGTTTCTGTCTTGTGCCTCAAGGATCTTCTGTAGCATGGTTCCCAGTCCGTCGTGTCTGTGTTGTggattttttctgtcttgttccccagatttccttttttccccGAGACGGCTAAGTAATTCAGATGACAGCTGTCTTCTCAGAATCGGTTATAGCGCAGCAAAAGTCATAAAATTCATGTGTCATTTCACGTATTCATTCATCCACTTATCCATTTGATGTTTGTTGGTGAGTTTGAGCGGTGGTTGTGCACTCATGGGTGGCagaaagagactgagagagagtcGGCATTATCACATCTTTCCATTAAAAAAGCTCACACAGGTACAATCAAAGCAACGCCGATTGCTTACATGTCATTTCAGCCATTCAATCAGAAAAAACAacccacacaaatacacatcagAGCGTGTGATAAGAAGATACGGTAAGAAACACATATTATCCTCAAGAGCGTCCTGGTTCAGCACTGGACAGCTCCCTAAATCATCACACCAGAATTGGACTCTGAGCGCTTCAGCCACCAAGGCAGCGCACAACTCAACCTAACAGacacatcagtaaacacatatatttacacttattttcacattgtttgtttgtttgtttgcttgctttttAGGATCCTACTAACAGTGGTGGTCATCTTCCGGATTCTTATCGTAGCAATAGTTGGAGAGACTGTCTATGATGACGAGCAGACCATGTTTGTTTGTAACACCTTACAACCGGGCTGCAACCAGGCATGCTACGACAAGGCATTTCCCATTTCACACATTAGATATTGGGTTTTTCAAATCATCATGGTGTGCACCCCGAGTCTTTGCTTTATCACATACTCGGTGCATCAGTCGGCCAAGCAGAAGGAGCGGCGCTACTCAACAGTATATCTGACACTAGATAAGGATCAAGATTCACTGAAGCGAGACGAGAGCAAAAAGATAAAGAACACCATTGTTAATGGAGTACTTCAGAACACAGAGAACTCCACCAAAGAAGCTGAACCGGACTGTTTAGAAGTCAAAGAGATCCCTAATTCGGCCATGAGAACTACAAAGTCCAAAATGAGGCGACAAGAGGGCATCTCCAGGTTTTACATCATCCAGGTGGTTTTCAGAAACGCGCTGGAAATTGGCTTTTTGGTGGGTCAGTATTTCTTGTATGGATTCAACGTCCCGTCGGTGTATGAATGTGATCGCTACCCCTGCATAAAAGATGTCGAGTGCTACGTCTCCAGACCCACGGAGAAGACAGTGTTCCTGGTGTTCATGTTCGCGGTCAGTGGGTTTTGTGTGGTGTTGAACCTGGCAGAACTAAATCATTTGGGATGGAGGAAAATCAAAACGGCCGTGCGAGGTGTGCAGGCTCGGCGGAAGTCCATCTATGAAATCAGAAATAAGGACTTGCCAAGGATGAGTGTGCCAAATTTTGGCCGCACTCAATCCAGTGACTCTGCTTATGTGTAGCACAcgggggaagaggaggaggatgaggaggaggggaggggggtcaaaacatgtaaaagatTGAAAAACCATGATGGACATGATGGACAGCTCCGCACGCCTAATTCGTGTCATGACTTTAAGAGTGGGCagatttttttgatttgttgGTCTTTTAAGGACTTCATGGCAAGCGTGGATTACACgtttgtttacttatttattattgcACTGATGCAACTTTTTAGTAACGTTTATACTCTGTAAGATGCTAAATGGAAACCATGTTAACGTGTTCACATATTTACTCTTTGTGGGCTGTTCTGCTGTACTTGAAGAGAGTAAATGCAAAAATTGCACTAAGAGGTGAACACCTGAGAGCCTGACCTTATCCAAAAATGTGCTACTGACCTGACGGtgtttttaagacattttcttTCCACCTATTTTTCGGCACCAACCTCATTTAATGGCACCATACACAGtggttaaaggaaaaaaaattctATCATCCAGATTTATATACACATAGATATATAAATCCTTACTGACTATGGTTCAATCTAGTTCAAATACATCAGcgtaattcatgtttttgttgcctGTGTTGCACCACTGACCTTAACATATGTAACCATTCCATTGCTTTATAGCTGACTTGCAAAACAATATCTGGTGAATTTGCTGCAAACGCTAACGTCTGTGACTTCCTTAATTTATGACACACCAAAGCGCCCACTGCTTTTATTTGTGAAgtgttttcttgctttttgtGTAATCAAGTGCCATACttgtatataaacataatatatatgtatacatataaatatataaatatataataatcatCATGAAAGCTGATTCCCTGCTTGGATTATGCTAAATGCCGCccaatttttttatttgctttaaatgtatttgttgtgatttaaagaaaaaaatatgaagaatatacagttttctctgttttattttgcaaatgactggaaaaaaaagataatgaagTGCTagtcttttttatatatacaaGAAGGAAATGTCTTTCCCTAATCAAAGCTGATCAAAACTGGAAATAGcacaaattgacatttttatcaaagAATGGGCAATAGAAAATCTGCTCTGGTGCTACAGTTTTTCATAGAATGGTTTTAAATGTAACCGAAAcagaccagaaaaaaaagaacatcatttttttctgtggaaaatAAAAGTGGGATTCATGTACACCAGAAACGTGTGAGGTGCAGTACTTTGTGTCTGCTACTCTAGCTTGTGTTGACTGAGCTATCACACATatacttatttatttagttatatatttattcattcagtgGAAGTTTTGCCTTGGTGCAGTGATTTTAGCCACACCCACTCTGTATAAAACCCCTTACTGCAGGACACACCTTGTACAGGATCTCGTCACTCTGCAATGTTGTTGCAATACTGATGCTGCTTCCATGAGACACATCAATACTTATGCTCCATAACAGAGAGGCCAAAGGGAACTTTTAGTCTATATGGCATGCATCAAATCAAATACTGCCCTCAGCCCTTATGGTGAGAGGCACATTTGCAGGGTCTACACTGTGAACTTTAGTTTGCAACCGTCCTTGTACTCTGCAGGAATGACAAAAAGCTGATCATGATTCTGAGTACTTAGGGAGCTGCCCTTTTTCGTGCTCCGCTCAACCTTTCTTCTCTCATTTGAAAAGGGATGTAGGAACTGAGGGGAAGGTTGTGAGCTCCTCATGAAGGTCAAAATGGGGGATGAGGGTGGgggataaaaagagaaaagtactCAACAATATGCCCAcgcaagggagagagagagcgagaaagaaaTAAAGGCAGAGAGATA
It contains:
- the LOC122998226 gene encoding gap junction delta-2 protein gives rise to the protein MGEWTILERLLEAAVQQHSTMIGRILLTVVVIFRILIVAIVGETVYDDEQTMFVCNTLQPGCNQACYDKAFPISHIRYWVFQIIMVCTPSLCFITYSVHQSAKQKERRYSTVYLTLDKDQDSLKRDESKKIKNTIVNGVLQNTENSTKEAEPDCLEVKEIPNSAMRTTKSKMRRQEGISRFYIIQVVFRNALEIGFLVGQYFLYGFNVPSVYECDRYPCIKDVECYVSRPTEKTVFLVFMFAVSGFCVVLNLAELNHLGWRKIKTAVRGVQARRKSIYEIRNKDLPRMSVPNFGRTQSSDSAYV